In bacterium, the genomic window AAATTTGGTGATTATATTTCTCCTGAAAGATTTATTTAAAAATTAAAAATGGAGGAGGTATGGAACTTTTATCTGAAAGAGCAAAATTGTTAAAACCATCAGCAACAATGGCATTGAATAAGAAGGCAAAAGAAATGAAGGCAAAAGGACTTGATATTGTAAATCTGACTGTTGGAGAACCTGATTTTGATACACCTGAGGAGATTAAGGAATATGCAATAAAAGCGATGAAAGAAGGTTATACAAAATATACAGAAGAAAAAGGATTAAAAGAATTAAGAGAAGCAATATGTGAAAAACTTGAAAAAGAGAATAAACTTAAATATGAACCTGAAGAAATTGTTGTTTCAAATGGAGCAAAACATTCCCTTTTTAATATTTTTCTATCAATTTTAAATCCCGGAGATGAAATTATAATACCTGTTCCTTACTGGGTAAGTTATCCTGCAATGGTTTCTATATGCGGAGGAGTTCCTGTTTTCTGTAATTTCAATGAAAAATTTAAAATAGACATAGATGACTTAAAGAAAAAAATCACAAAAAAAACAAAGGGTATAATTTTAAACAGTCCTTCAAATCCAACAGGTATTGTATATGATAAAAAAGAACTTGAAGAAATTGCAGAAATAATTATTTCAAATAAAATTTTATGTATTTCTGATGAAGTTTATGAAAAAATTATATTTGACAGTGAATATTTTTCAATTGCTTCACTTTCTGATGAAATAAAGGAGTTGACAGTTGTTGTAAATGGTGTTTCAAAGACATTTGCAATGACTGGCTGGAGAATTGGATACACAGCATCAAAAAGATACCTTGCCGATGCTTTTGGGAAAATACAGGGACAGACAACTTCTGCACCTTCAACAATATCCCAGAAAGCATCAATTTATGCAATAAAAGAAGGAGAAAAATTATACAGAAATATGATTGAAGAATTTAAAAAAAGAAAAAATTTCCTTGTTGAAAATCTTTCAGAAGAAATTAAATTTCCTTATCCAGAAGGTGCTTTTTATATGTTTTTGAACTTTAAAAATATGGATTCAAAGGACTTTGCCGAAAAACTTCTTGAAGAAAAACTTGTTGCAACAGTTCCTGGATGTGAATTTGGAGTTGACAATTATATAAGAATATCTTATGCTACAAGTATGGAGAATTTAAAAAAAGCAGTTGAAAGAATAAATGAATTTGTAAAGGAGAATAAATGAGAAAAATATCAATTTTAATTTTTTTGTTTTGTCCATTTTTTTTGTTTTCTCAGGAATATAAATTCAAGCAGTCAAAACCACTCAATTATACTTTTCAAATGAAAGGAGATGTCAACTTAAATTATCCTGGAACAAATGAAAAATTTAATGTTTTTGCAAAAGGAAATTTAAAAATTGAAACTCTTGGAATTGAAGAAGAAGTATATATTCTTAAAATTACTCCATTTAAAACAATTGTAAAAGTTGATGAACAGGTACTTGAAGATATAACCAATATTGAAACAGGAATTTCTTCTGTTATATCAACAAGTTTAGTAAAAATGAAAAATAATGGTGAAATTATTGAAATGGCAGAGACAAATAAAGGGATTCTTTCTCTTTCTCAGGTTCTAAAACTTCTTCCTGTTTTCTCTGAAAATTTATCTTCTGGGAAAAAATGGAAACAGACGATACCTGCTTTTAATTTTCCAGGAATTCCAATGTGTGCACTTGAATTTAATTATTCATATGAGAAAAAAGGAAATTCAGGTTTAATTCATTTAACAGGAATACAGACAATAAAAGAAACAAGGAAAGACAAAGATACGAAAATAACATTTGACGGTAAAAATTCTTCTAAGGGAAGTTTTGTTTTTAATGAGGATGAAGGCGAGATAAGTAATTTTAACGGGAATTTTTTACTTGACCTTAACACAAAATTTGAAATTCCTCCCTCTCCTGATGTAAAAGAAAAAAAAATAGAAACCCTTACAATAAAGATAAAACTTAATCTAAATATAACACTTTCTAAACTTACCTCTTGATATTTTAAAAAACCTCTACTTATTTATCCTTTTGTAAGTAAGAAATGTAAAATAAAAATTTTTGACATCTTTAAATCTGTCCTATTAAAATAATAACTTAACCAAGGAGGCAAAAATGATTTATAAAAATGTTGAATTGTATAATGTAGAAGAAATAAGGGAAGATAATGATGGATTACAGTTATTGAGAATTCCTGAAACACTGAGAAGTAAATTGAATGACAATGCTAAAAATGCTTCTTTATATCCTTCAGGATGTGAGATAAGATTTAATTTAAAAAGCGAAATATGTAAAATTGTCTTAAAAGGAATTAATGGAAATGGAATTTGTGAAGTTTTCTTTGGTGATTTTTTTGAAAGTTGGAGATTGATTAAAGGAGAACCAACTGAAATTGAAATAAGATACCCTCAAAATATTGAATATCTTTCAAAACTTTCAAAAGAAAAAAATTTAAAATTTGACCCGAAACTTGTAAGAGTTATACTTCCACATCTACTTATCACAAAAATTGTTGATATAGGAGGAGAATTTGAACTTCCAAGAAAAAATCAGACCCCTAAGGTTAAATATCTTGCCTATGGTTCTTCAATTACTCATGGAGCTACATCATTAAGACCAACTGGAACATATGCATCAAAAATAGCACAGATACTAAATGTGGACTTAATAAATCTTGGTTTTGGTGGTGGCGCTCATCTTGAAAAAGAAATTGCTGATTATATTGCTGAAAGAGATGATTGGGATTTTGGAACTTTTGAACTCGGAATAAATATGGTTGGTGGTTTTGAGGTTGATGAATTTGAAAAGAGGGTTGATTATTTTATTGAAAAGATTGTTGATAAAAAACCTGACAAATATTTATTCTTCATAGATATATTTCCTTTTTATATGGACTTTGACAACCAAGAAAAACAGGAAAAATTCAGGGAGATTGTAAAAAATAAAGTTAAGGAGGTAAATAA contains:
- a CDS encoding SGNH/GDSL hydrolase family protein translates to MIYKNVELYNVEEIREDNDGLQLLRIPETLRSKLNDNAKNASLYPSGCEIRFNLKSEICKIVLKGINGNGICEVFFGDFFESWRLIKGEPTEIEIRYPQNIEYLSKLSKEKNLKFDPKLVRVILPHLLITKIVDIGGEFELPRKNQTPKVKYLAYGSSITHGATSLRPTGTYASKIAQILNVDLINLGFGGGAHLEKEIADYIAERDDWDFGTFELGINMVGGFEVDEFEKRVDYFIEKIVDKKPDKYLFFIDIFPFYMDFDNQEKQEKFREIVKNKVKEVNKDNVIHISGFDILKSLKGLTFDILHPSPFGMEEMAYNLANIMKSYGLVD
- a CDS encoding pyridoxal phosphate-dependent aminotransferase, producing MELLSERAKLLKPSATMALNKKAKEMKAKGLDIVNLTVGEPDFDTPEEIKEYAIKAMKEGYTKYTEEKGLKELREAICEKLEKENKLKYEPEEIVVSNGAKHSLFNIFLSILNPGDEIIIPVPYWVSYPAMVSICGGVPVFCNFNEKFKIDIDDLKKKITKKTKGIILNSPSNPTGIVYDKKELEEIAEIIISNKILCISDEVYEKIIFDSEYFSIASLSDEIKELTVVVNGVSKTFAMTGWRIGYTASKRYLADAFGKIQGQTTSAPSTISQKASIYAIKEGEKLYRNMIEEFKKRKNFLVENLSEEIKFPYPEGAFYMFLNFKNMDSKDFAEKLLEEKLVATVPGCEFGVDNYIRISYATSMENLKKAVERINEFVKENK